DNA sequence from the Vicia villosa cultivar HV-30 ecotype Madison, WI linkage group LG3, Vvil1.0, whole genome shotgun sequence genome:
GCTACGAAGATATATCATGATCTtaagaagttattctggtggtCGCGGTATGAAAAGATAAATAGCTCAATTTGTgtatgcttgtttaacttgtcaaATGTCGAAGATAGAACATCAAAAATCATCAggtttaatgcaaccgttggaaatccaagagtggaagtgggatagaatTTCAATGAATTTTGTGACGGGATTGTCGAATACTGCGAGGGTTTTTTACACCATATTGGTGATTGTTGACAGGTTAACTAAGTCAGCGCATTATATACTGATTAACATCAGTTTTTTGTTAAGGCTAAGGATTCATTTGTTAAGGCTAAAGATTTATATCACAGTAATAGTGAAGTTGCATGGGATTCATTTGAGCATAATATCTGACAGAGGtccgagatttacttctggaTGTTGGAAAAGCCTGCAAGAGGAGTTGGGTACTGATATGaaattgagttctgcttatcattcgcaaacggatggtcagacatAAAGGACCATTCAATCGTTAAAAGATTTATTGAGACCGTGTGTGCTCAAGCAGGAAGGATATTGGGATAGTTATATATCGCTGTTTGAGCTCACATATAACAATAGATATCATTCTAGGATTCACATGGCACCTTTCAAAgtgttgtatggtaggaggtgtaggacacctgtgtgttggtatgaatcaggTGAGAGTATAATACTTGGTCTagaaattgtacaacaaactACCGAGAAAATCAAGATGATAAGAGAAAAGATGAAAGTTTCTCGGAGTAGGaagaagagctatcatgataagagaaGGAAGGATTTAGAATTTGACAAGGGTGACCATGTGTTTTTAAAGGTCAATTCGGTGACAGACGTCACTCATGATTTGAAGTCAAAGAAATTAAATCCTAAGTTTATTGGACCATGTAAAATTTTGTAGAGAGTTGGGGATGTTGCATACAGGGTGGCCTTGCCACCCGAACTTTCGAATCTGCACGACGTGTTTCAGGTGTCACtacttcggaaatacatttctaaCATGTCTCATGTTATTCCAAGGGATGAGGTGCAGGTCCGGGACAACTTTATGGTAGAGGCAACATCAATAAGGATTGAAGACCGTAAGATAAAACAGTTAAGGGGAAAAGATATCCCCTTAGTAATAGTTGCTTGGGGAGGAGCTGCTGGAGGAAGTGTAGCCTCAGAGTtagagagcaagatgcgagagtTGTATCCAGAACTATTATCGTCAGATAcattttcgaggacaaaaatattctaagtgggagaGAGTTATAACACcccatttaaatatttattcatttgtgttatatttttataattgatATTGGCAGTGGTTGAATTAAGGGTATTAATGCAAGGGTAGAGTCTAAGTTAATGAATGGATAATTATTGGAATTGTAATGAGAGTAATACAATAATAATATGATATTGATAATAGATAGTATAAATTATTGTcattattgatattattattattattactattattttattattagcaTTATTgggttaattaaataataattggaaTAATAAGGAATTAGGGAATATAGGAGATCACAAAGAGTTGGAGAAAACGCTTTTCACGTAAAAATAGAAAGAGGAGAGCTAGGGTAAAGAAAGAGAATCAACCAGTTTTACCATTACCAAAGGAAATTAAGCTTGAAATTAAGAAAAGGGGAGAATGGATTCATCTAATGGTGTTTGTACATGAGtgggtagtgagggttcctttcACTTTTAAGTTTATGAGTATTTTTCTGTTTTCAATGAATTTAATTGTGTTTGTGTCTATGTTGTGATTAAAATCCGTGATTGGATCTATGTGAATAATTGTAATGCTGAATATCTCACGACGTGTTAAATTGTTGCTTGAAAATTCTGCTGTGATATGTTCTTAATGAACCATGTTAATGGTGATGGAAATCTTAGATTGGGCATGTAATTGGTATGAAAAATTTTTGTTTGTTGAGGGATAATTGATATAGGATGAGTAGGTTGATAGAATATGA
Encoded proteins:
- the LOC131658563 gene encoding uncharacterized protein LOC131658563, with the protein product MAPFKVLYGRRCRTPVCWYESGESIILGLEIVQQTTEKIKMIREKMKVSRSRKKSYHDKRRKDLEFDKGDHVFLKRVGDVAYRVALPPELSNLHDVFQVSLLRKYISNMSHVIPRDEVQVRDNFMVEATSIRIEDRKIKQLRGKDIPLVIVAWGGAAGGSVASELESKMRELYPELLSSDTFSRTKIF